agaattggaggaagaaatttacatggaacagcctgagggttttgtggttccaggaaaagaaaataaggtgtgtaaacttgttaagtcactttatggactaaaacaagcacctaaacaatcaaagtttgaccaaaccatgttggcaaacgggtttaagattaatgaatgtgataaatgtgtttatattaaagatactccaaatcaccaagccattgtttgtttatatgtggatgatatgttgatcattagtagagacatttctgacataaatgcaacgaaatgaatgctcgagagcaagttcgatatgaaagaccttggagttgcggatgtgatctcagaaataagaatccatagaaattcacaaggattggcattgtcacagtctcattacatcgaaaaggtacttgacaaatttaagtatgtggaatttggtattgccaagactccattggatgtgagctttgcacttcaaaagaatgaaggtgaaagtgactcacaattggagtacgcaagagtattggaatgtttaatgtatataatgaactgtacccgaccagacatagcatgcgctataagtaagttgagtcggtacacgagtaatcctaataaaactcattggatggcgatgaaaagagttttggggtatcttaaatacactcaagactatgctttgcattataataaatatcccgtagtacttgaaggatatagtgatgcaaattggatcaccggatcgaacgaagtaaaattcacaagtggatatgtatttactatcggtagaggagtagtctcttggaaatcatccaaacagacctgtattgctcgctctacaatggaatctgaatttatcgcattggatacagccagtgaagaagcaaaatggcttcggaatttcttgaaaaatattcctCATTGGCCCAAACcaatggcaccagtatgtatacataggggtgtgcatcggtcggttcggttcgattttatatattatcggtttggtttatcagttttcgatttttaaatatgttaaaccaataaccaaactaataagatattttttatcgattttcgatttatcaatttttagtctttaacggttcgattttcggtttaaccaataagaaaatattcataaaataaaaatagtagtgactaacatgaaaaaaaatcgaatcttaattgccaccaaaaatcctacatgatgtgttttaatttataagaaccttcaaatttgaactaaacgttgttaggagaaattaaaagtttgtataattgaaataataagtttcttaatttgtagaaattaaagagaaattaagagaaatatataataagtcatatatatatatatatatatatatatattcttattaggttatcgatttacccaataacccaataagaaaaaatcgaaccgaaccaataacccaatcaatttttttataaaaccattaaaaaatcgttaactcaataacccaataacaataaaccaataacatttttatcggttcggtttatcagtCGGTGCGGTTCTTGCACACCcctatgtatacactgtgatagccaagcgacaataggtagggcaggaagcatgatgtacaacgataaatctcgtcacataagacggagacataataccgttaaaGAACTTCTCtatagtggaattatcactgtgactatgtaaagtcaaaagGATAATgtttggatccacttacaaaaggcctatccaGAGAatgagtggaaaggacatccaaggaaatgggtttaaggcctaagaCAAGTCAACGTGGCGGTAATTCTACCTAGcaaactggagatcccaagagctaggttcaaagagatcaaacaaagttatgtctgacaggttcaatatTGTTAATTACTCAAtctattctcatgatgtagacaatgtgtagtaaacaaggataagacttaaggtaaaaagtcttttaatgattatctaaatttggcagatttgccCAAATAGTTTAGTttacaggattgaacgtttagaaatcacctatgtgagggcgaagtggaagctgcttcaaggagaatgttagtaaaggcctattctctaagctctcatgaaaccgggacgtgttcatggtaGAAAAGAACAAACCCGTGAGAACCATATACAGTAAAAGGCTGGCTGTGTGacgtgttgtctaggtgtacatcaaagctcgacagttcaaagatataaaatctaccgattgaccgaatgcatccgatgcatgttcactacgaaaagttcaaaggaaaacatgcatccgatgcatgttcactatgaaaagttcaaagggaaacctacttatccagatgaaATCAGTCTTTGCTAAATGATCACATGTTTGTCCGTATCTTTCTTTAAAggatagccattccccattcatgtgggggattgttgggttcaagatgTATATGTCAATGGCaaatggaggaaaaatggtgGAGGGAAAGAGAGACACCCAAATTAGAAAGTGTACTCTTACATTGAAAaattcactaattctcccacattggtgggagaagggaactttggagtgtttttaataagGAACACTAACTTTACATGGATAGTAaagcaagaacaaggtggtgcctctcGCCGTCGTCGCCGTTCGCTGCTCggctttggatttgaatttgtcaaataatCGATTGATGGGATCTATCTTTTTAGACGTATTTTATTGAAACttgttttacaagtgaaattttaatccaaaaatcagatagaattatttttctccaagtgcGGGCGCATTTCGGATGCCATGCAAATGCATATGCAACACATCACGAAGGGATGCAACTCTTCGAGGGAAAAGGCACACTATTTCGCGCTATAGGGTGACCTGTAGGTGCAGATGCAACGCAGGTACGCGACCTGTGGGCGCAGATGTAGCACAAAAGCTACAGGATTTTGCGAAACGTCACCTGTGGACGCAGAGCAGGTGCAGGTCCAGCACAAACTGGGCGCAGGGACGTGCAATACCTGAAATATTCCTcaggtattgtaataccccgatcgtttcttaagcctaaatccatcttttgagtgaatagggatgacttccaaattgattgttgtttatatcatgttgtatttccctaaattctactttctatcatgtggagaattggataagctttccatcgacataagattcacccgaatcggacacccggtgaggaagttagagcaaTTTTGTAATttcccgagactctaaccaatagtgcaaccatgaatcaagctcttgagaaataaattatagtgctttggttgttttctaatcgAGGATGGtgtatattaaggccttaaagatgtcctaacgattgggcgaatcaaaacattccttaccgactgaattcttgggaaggatattggtatagtcaacttcaaacgagcatatctctcattatacttggaatttttgagctcatgacttatcaacagataaataattgaattagctttccaacgataccaatttcgccaaaatccgacatcggagcaaagagttatacccattttactccagcatggtcaagctggaaaacggtgacgacgGTTTTGACGGGCTGTCACGTTTCTGATGCCAtttttgacgacgtcgtcacTTTTTTACGACATTTCTGAAGacgtcgtcagccctgggcagaaaatcaagaattgaacccctttttgtgacgaccattcgtgacggcctgtcatggatggcgtcaagtatatttttccagcaactcAAGCacgtttttaaaagggtattttggtcttttccactcatttttagcctctatatatatactagtagtgGAGAAAACCTTCATTATCtcattctcttccaagaaataaatcaagaaactagggttttcttctaaaatcctaaatcaaatcttctccaagaactttaagaatcttccaaagatttcaccaagttgtccaagaatcaaattttttcaagtcaaaggcatcaataaacttagctcaaaagtgtgaagaagagttcccaatcaagcttgttcatcttaaatccataatccaaggtatgtgggttttgaacaagaacaccttCTTTcgtgtgcccaaagatttaatttctactattgaagttcatgatttttGCAAattgggtttacacccaaattactttattaatgatttatgatatttgagctattcaagattgatacatatgactatttcatcatttatttcttaaattgataactcatgccatgagttgaatatcattattatgagttgatgatttccgaatgatttgagataagagtcatgatttaagcttttctatgagaagttgattattgaatatatatattaatatttgagcttgagagtcaagaatgagtcctatgatgttttcttgaagttttcgatacatgattattttaaaatttccaaattttgacttgatatttaatattgtgaattttatgtttctaccatgagttggtatttcaagtgctttcaagacatgtgtcaagttttaaacttccttatgacaaattagattattgagtatattgatttatAAGATTGAGtcgttataatgagtcttgatatttcctcaaagttattgatgttgccatgacttaatgaattaatacatcttgatgttgagaaagattgtttgattttgagtcgagttagggaTCCACAAAGTATgtgatttatagatgagatatatatatatatttatgttttggtctttataatagacccatgagttgatattgattaaggtggattccctaacgcgttctgagctgagtctgggaggagtatttaacaccgagcgggaaatttggtatttctccgaaactacgtgccaccgtaggattgatgttgataattgtgggccaaaggccgagtatgggattgtgattgtgaaattgaggttgtactccctggcaagagtacaacgctcccgccaatgtagggttctctccttaggagggcaatacgttggactccatgcggctcacatggtgtagttatgtcggttataagaaacttccgagtccataatagtccaagttttcatgagttaccgagtcagtcatgatttaaagagtttgagttgagtgtaatgatttatgagatttataatgcctgtactattattgatgatttacaaggaatatatttcaattaattcaagcaaagaaagtcgttatcgtcagcatggatgattttcataatcatttatgatattatttataatgttgcattgcacccccgcatactcagtacattccttaaagtaccgatccccatatatttctatatgctacagtgccttataatgtaggtacaagttatagcgcagataccgtattcagtcagtttgcagcttccggtcagcaggtgatgagtccttttgattcgagggcttgagtcagttatacagttcgagaagtgttgtattttttcttactttagtcgtattgagattagttagttgggagtcatgacccatctatctgaagtcagtaccagtaaaggcttcatagacagtcagtagaagttgatgtattcagtttcagtttcatttgtaaaagtagagttgtaatcttgtaaagttcatatttgtattGAGCAAGTTCGGATAAGTTCTATGTTTTCACTGAtcttatatagatttaagcattttatccggTTGTTTacgagttatgccagtaggagggttagcttggggtcacttgtgcccctatgcaccgtgtgacgtctcgggacccaaatttcggggtgttacaggtatagacatgattttGACAACAAAAACACTCTTTTTCTatacaaaaactctgtgtgatcattaaactgttgagtgagttcgacgaattcaataatttgaggtaccgctattgtttggattgaaagtcattttatcctcgGAGGaagattccacaacctcgggtacagtgagagaaattattccttaaggacactccgtaaaGTCGAGGGACTTGGAtttacatttctgtttcatctcatttctgaaaaacaacacacttcttggataaattacttttaatcttgtgttgaaagtgttaaggaacttcacaagtgttcttgtcttagacttgaacttgtattGAAGTTTTTGTTGcctatatacagattcttgtacccgaaaacattgaaaataataatagaaactatattagaagaaactaaaagaaaatactaaaaactgaaaactaaGAAAGTAGGGGAAGCAAATCAAGGTCAGGATAAAAATGAGTTTGTTGACTTCTGATGGCAAGAATGGATAAATGGTAAACCGAAGATTACGACAGTTGGATAGCAAGCAATAGCTGCACCAAAAATCTGGTCCTTGTAATAAATCCAACATCATTAGGAAGAATGCTCAAGCTTGATTTCATTAACACTAGCCCAGATGAGCCATGAATTGAAGCAAACGATACGAGACAATCAAGCAAAAGTTATGCAAccaaaagaagattaagataagaaCGCAAAAGTTCTCATACTTACAAAATGTAATTTGTAATTCTTGTCAGTAAGGAATGGATAAATAAGGAGCCAAAAAACACCATCTGTAAGCACAACAGCACCTGTAGTCATCTACAAATTATTTGGGGGGAGGAGGAACAATTAGCCAAATATCCATAAAATGCAGCTTGAAACGTACTAAACCATTTCTATGAATCTTTATTTAATGCCACACAACATCTTCTCAGACATTTACTTTAGGAAAGTAATATCATTAATTAAAGGTATACGCCGGTGATAAAAAGATGACTGCTCCAAAAAAATCTTGCTGGTGGGATTGAACAGACATGCAACACTAACTAGTGGCAACTATGGGGGATGCCTACCAAGACCCAATATGTTAGACTAGACCGAAAAGAACtaaataatcaaacatttgtGACAAATGTGAGAAATTATAGAagattcaaatattctatatacCACATGGAAGTAGATAGACTCTCTGCGCCTTTACTCAAGCagcaaaaatgaaagaaaagaaaaggattcACATAACTGGTTGTATAACTTGCAAACAAGGTAAAGTAAATGGGTCTAGAGAGAATATACCTGGAAAATTATTTGAAAGGCGAGGAACAAAGAATCTGCTTCTTCTCTAACATGTGGCTCACCATGGGAATTCAAGCCACTGTGTACAATACGTACACTTGCATTTTCAGGAACTGGAGCAGAGTAAGTGCCTCTCTCTGTATCAACACCATCAGTGCCAACACCACTACCTCCCTTTTGAGATTGGAGACAGCCATGGATGGACATTGATAATCCTAGCTAGTAAATTAGCTGAGAGCATTACCAACTTATATAAGAAATACAATAATCATAAGTTATACGGGATGGGGACAAACATGACCGGTTGTGAGAATGACAAATTCTTTAGCTGTTTACTGAAGGATAATTAATAGATAGTTTGCCTGGcagggggtggggggtgggggggtggggtgagatgggggtgggggtggggggctAAACACTGAAGTATTTATTTCTTGGTATCTCTTCTTTTCCCCTGTCCATTCTCAAACTGTGGACTCATTTAAAGATGGTCATAGATGAGTAACATACCCCAAAGTAGACCGTAACCAAGATGAATGTCCACCTGTTCagtacaaaaagaaaaatgaaaagaaaaagataacagTGATGATATTTCAATCAAGAAAACAGATTGTCAACATACGTTGAAGTCAAAATTGACATTTAGTagacataattatttttaaattttgaagttACTGTTGCTGGGACATTCAATTTCTATTGAGGTTATTTGTGTATTAAAGGGAAATAATTGACATTATAGCACTTCAATACTTCAAGCGGGACATCACAAGAACTTGAAGGTAAACAtttcaagttttttatcaagagatgCTGGTTTTGAGGAATGACTGGATACAGCAAAAACTAATCTGGCTTTAAAGAGGACTTAATAGAAAATGCAGTTTTGGAAACTGGAAAGGACCTAATCAGAAGACAATGATATCCACATAACAAAAATGTGAATTTCACCAGAGGCGGATGCAGCCTATCTACAACCTATTCAACTAACGGAAATTCCCGCTGCGAAACATGGACATTTATGTATAAGAACACTAAAGTTTCAGCAAGTACTAAATTTTAAATCCATAATTTCAAAGCTAAGTTGTGTTCAGTGCTAGAACCTTAAAGGTTGATCACATAAACAAGTTCACATCATGGATCCAATGGATCGGCTTCTGATTATTATCCATAAAGtaaacacaaaacaaactaatGCCAAGATGAAATGTGAAGCAAAAGAACATGGAGAAATATCCTTACTGGGTATAGAAATAAAGTATGCGTATGCCATGGAGAACTACATCTGCGATGAGTAGAGACAGAAGCAGGGAAAAAGCAATCAGTCTATAAGCAAGCAGCCAATTAGGATGTATTGCTTTATAACATGTCTTCCAAACATCATCCTTGCACAAAACCCATGCTTTCTTTTGCCCATTTTCTCTTAGCTGGCTTCTCGACTTTGTAGAACCTTCATACTTCCATATAAGGAGAACTGAAATCACCATAGCTGCTAATATCAATATTGCACATATTAAGAATCTCCAGTTCAGCCAATAACTTGGAGTTGTTGTGTCTGGTGTCATAATTGGTGGCCAAGTATGATTTGAAGGTCCTGTTAAAAAGCTCATTatatggaggaaaatattttattcaataaACTCAAATAAATTCTCCTTACTCTCCCTACATAATATACTAACAAAGCATCCCTATTTAtaatactagtttaaccgcaagacctttaattatttaaaataaatgacTTTTTCTATTGCGAAATTtgtaatgaagtgcaaaaagttcaaatcacttctcaaaatccttcccactttaaaataataatgtaaacataacacaTATTTTATTGTAAACACATGTATATTTTATCACCAGAAGAttcaagtggttaatgaatcCTCACTTTTGCGTATGTCGTGTAGTATCTTTTTTCCTTGCTGCTAGAGGCTAAGAAAGACgcatcgatttgaaccatatttctagtacaattattttttttattttttccacatttaaaatcttttcttatttttaaagttaaatctttagaaaatctttgattacttacttaaaacttttaaaattttggtacttcttatatttttcttattctaacatttccatatttatttctagatttttcaaatcttcttaaaaccAATTGATTTAGaatcatttttagatttttcaaatctttttaaaaccaattgatttagaattcttaaactaatgaaaaacatattagttgtcattaattttgataaaggtttcaatattaatatttaattaattttcaactcttaaatattaggaaaatggtgaaaagacaattttgtgtaAAGcataaacttttaatgaaggacaaaa
The Capsicum annuum cultivar UCD-10X-F1 chromosome 6, UCD10Xv1.1, whole genome shotgun sequence DNA segment above includes these coding regions:
- the LOC107873229 gene encoding uncharacterized protein LOC107873229 isoform X1, whose amino-acid sequence is MSFLTGPSNHTWPPIMTPDTTTPSYWLNWRFLICAILILAAMVISVLLIWKYEGSTKSRSQLRENGQKKAWVLCKDDVWKTCYKAIHPNWLLAYRLIAFSLLLSLLIADVVLHGIRILYFYTQWTFILVTVYFGLGLSMSIHGCLQSQKGGSGVGTDGVDTERGTYSAPVPENASVRIVHSGLNSHGEPHVREEADSLFLAFQIIFQMTTGAVVLTDGVFWLLIYPFLTDKNYKLHFLAACVHTVNAICLLGDVFLNHLRFPFFRIAYFVIWTSVFVTFQWILHVFVSLRWPYPFLDLSSQYAPLWYFAVGILHLPCFGIFAILIRIKKCWLSRLFHSPIEM
- the LOC107873229 gene encoding uncharacterized protein LOC107873229 isoform X2, with product MTPDTTTPSYWLNWRFLICAILILAAMVISVLLIWKYEGSTKSRSQLRENGQKKAWVLCKDDVWKTCYKAIHPNWLLAYRLIAFSLLLSLLIADVVLHGIRILYFYTQWTFILVTVYFGLGLSMSIHGCLQSQKGGSGVGTDGVDTERGTYSAPVPENASVRIVHSGLNSHGEPHVREEADSLFLAFQIIFQMTTGAVVLTDGVFWLLIYPFLTDKNYKLHFLAACVHTVNAICLLGDVFLNHLRFPFFRIAYFVIWTSVFVTFQWILHVFVSLRWPYPFLDLSSQYAPLWYFAVGILHLPCFGIFAILIRIKKCWLSRLFHSPIEM